The genomic interval GTGCAGTTGCTTAGCGTCTGCAAAACTCCGCTCAATGGTTTGACTTCTCTTCCTATATAGCATTTTTCCTGACTTCGTAAGCCGGTTTTGCCGAACCCACTCTTTAGAATCTTCCC from Propionispora hippei DSM 15287 carries:
- a CDS encoding transposase — encoded protein: EDSKEWVRQNRLTKSGKMLYRKRSQTIERSFADAKQLHGLRYCRFRGREHVQEQALLTAACQNMKKIANHLARLA